A single region of the Nakaseomyces glabratus chromosome D, complete sequence genome encodes:
- the LOA1 gene encoding lysophosphatidic acid acyltransferase LOA1 (CAGL0D04950g~Ortholog(s) have lysophosphatidic acid acyltransferase activity, role in cellular triglyceride homeostasis, lipid particle organization, protein targeting to vacuole and Golgi apparatus, endoplasmic reticulum, lipid droplet localization) has protein sequence MEKFSNWRDKGTGIAPFLPPPVPASSKVSVVLNVAWYSVKMVLLLPIMALVMVTGDKFWHRFIYRVLYGLREEIVVVGVKKREVVPWKHYPLRNNVYVCNSSSPWDVLLLGLIAEGPAMFLVPNAGTLYRMNADQYYSYALAGSLDAKLFGKEITSFNDCKGYVCFMFLEGTCSNGKSVLPFEITSKQLGEFLYGKDENDVPVKERINIFTVQLRLNSSIVTPLAIGRREFFLRSIIKGVKAKIKISHEPYSAKNLDSIRAKLMDDDKYKLVSKSLGIEAKRKFVSEFNKKHKL, from the coding sequence ATGGAAAAGTTTAGTAATTGGAGGGACAAAGGTACGGGGATTGCTCCTTTCTTACCGCCACCTGTTCCAGCATCATCGAAGGTTTCTGTTGTGCTCAATGTTGCATGGTACAGTGTGAAGATGGTGCTGCTGTTACCCATCATGGCGTTGGTGATGGTTACCGGGGACAAATTTTGGCATAGGTTCATATATAGGGTGTTGTATGGGCTTCGGGAGGAGATTGTCGTTGTTGGGgtgaagaaaagagaagttGTACCTTGGAAGCACTACCCATTGCGTAACAATGTCTATGTTTGTAACTCTTCTAGTCCCTGGGATGTGTTACTGCTGGGTCTGATTGCTGAGGGGCCAGCGATGTTTTTAGTCCCCAATGCTGGGACGCTTTACAGGATGAATGCCGACCAGTATTACTCTTATGCGCTAGCGGGGTCTTTGGATGCGAAGTTGTTTGGTAAGGAAATCACTAGTTTCAATGATTGTAAAGGTTACGTTTGTTTCATGTTTTTGGAAGGTACCTGTTCCAATGGTAAGAGCGTGTTACCATTTGAGATTACCTCAAAGCAATTGGGTGAATTTCTTTACGGAAAGGATGAGAATGATGTCCCTGTTAAGGAGCgtataaatattttcacGGTGCAACTGAGATTAAACAGCTCTATTGTGACACCTCTAGCTATCGGAAGACGTGAGTTCTTTTTACGTAGTATCATTAAAGGTGTGAAGGCCAAGATCAAGATATCACATGAGCCATATTCCGCCAAAAATTTAGACTCCATACGAGCCAAGTTGATGGATGACGATAAGTATAAGCTTGTATCTAAGTCTCTAGGAATTGAAGCTAAAAGAAAGTTTGTCTCCGAGTTTAACAAGAAACACAAACTTTGA
- the RRP15 gene encoding rRNA-processing protein RRP15 (CAGL0D05016g~Ortholog(s) have role in maturation of 5.8S rRNA from tricistronic rRNA transcript (SSU-rRNA, 5.8S rRNA, LSU-rRNA), maturation of LSU-rRNA from tricistronic rRNA transcript (SSU-rRNA, 5.8S rRNA, LSU-rRNA)), with amino-acid sequence MTTLKHKTKKEEETNSSAEEYSGAEASSSDVDASGSEESQGEDNEDEDGDEEEGDEEEDEDFPRKKKAKMNKHDDGSAGFSQALNAILGSHLKAYDRKDPIMSRNKSVLKQNESQKLELKAKKALLAEKKKLLNKTRKKEVIPTVSDENKSGEEIRKIIEKETRLRKIAQKGAVKLFNAILSTQVKTEKEVSEGFTDIKNRKEKKQLITEVSKEKFLDMVKAAADDDE; translated from the coding sequence ATGACAACGTTGAAACACAAGACCAAGAAGGAGGAGGAGACCAATTCGTCTGCTGAAGAGTACAGTGGAGCTGAAGCGTCTAGTTCTGATGTAGATGCTAGTGGTAGCGAAGAGTCTCAAGGCGAGGACAacgaagatgaagatggtgatgaagaggagggagatgaagaggaagatgaagactttccaaggaagaagaaggccAAGATGAACAAGCATGATGACGGTTCCGCTGGGTTTTCGCAGGCGTTGAATGCTATATTGGGCTCACATTTGAAGGCATATGACAGAAAGGATCCTATCATGTCTAGGAATAAGAGTGTATTAAAGCAGAATGAATCACAGAAATTAGAACTTAAGGCAAAGAAAGCACTGCTGgcagagaagaagaaactttTGAACAAGACGAGAAAGAAGGAAGTTATACCAACGGTGTCAGATGAGAACAAATCTGGTGAAGAGATCAGAAAAATCATAGAGAAAGAAACTAGATTGAGAAAGATTGCCCAAAAGGGTGCTGTTAAGTTATTCAATGCCATCTTATCCACTCAAGTGAAAACTGAGAAGGAAGTGTCTGAGGGCTTCACTGATATCAAGAAtagaaaggaaaagaaacagtTAATTACAGAAGTTTCAAAGGAGAAATTTTTGGATATGGTTAAGGCTGCTGCTGATGACGATGAATAG
- the PPT1 gene encoding protein serine/threonine phosphatase (CAGL0D05060g~Has domain(s) with predicted hydrolase activity), whose product MGATDADKALEYKNEGNACVKVQDYAKAIEKYDKAIELDDTQSVYFSNRALCHLKLDNFQCASQDCDKALALDPKNVKAYHRRGLACVGLLEFKKARADLTVVLKAKPSDAAAKRALDICEKVIREERFRKAIGGGDSDSKPKLCSTLNLSSFDANSDLAKYDGPSLEFEQLKNEKNEYAGVKITNMSQDFITKLVNDVFLQGKNIPKKYAAAIISHADRLFRDEANLLELSNKESPDHKISVCGDTHGQFYDVLNIFKKYGKVSENHTYLFNGDFVDRGSWSCEVALLFYSLKILFPKNFFLNRGNHETDNMNKIYGFEDECKYKYSQRIFDMFSQSFESLPLATLINKDYLVMHGGLPSDKTSTLEDINKLDRFSQPPREGLYMELLWSDPQQADGLGPSQRGLGFAFGPDITADYLKRNNLKKVFRSHEVRMKGVLFEHNNKLATVFSAPNYCDSQGNMGGIIHIVPGKGKLIQNGNDDEDLLVETFEAVKHPDIKPMAYSNGGLGF is encoded by the coding sequence ATGGGTGCTACTGATGCTGACAAGGCTCTTGAGTACAAGAACGAGGGTAACGCCTGTGTGAAGGTGCAGGACTACGCCAAGGCCATAGAGAAGTATGACAAAGCAATAGAGCTGGACGACACGCAGTCCGTGTACTTCTCGAACAGGGCTCTGTGCCACTTGAAGCTCGACAACTTCCAGTGTGCCTCCCAGGACTGTGACAAAGCGCTGGCTCTGGACCCAAAGAACGTCAAGGCCTACCACAGGCGTGGTCTGGCATGCGTCGGCCTGCTGGAGTTCAAGAAGGCCAGAGCTGATCTGACCGTGGTGTTGAAGGCCAAGCCCTCTGACGCTGCCGCAAAGCGAGCACTGGATATCTGTGAGAAAGTCATCAGAGAGGAAAGGTTCAGGAAGGCCATCGGCGGCGGTGACTCCGACAGTAAGCCCAAACTGTGCAGCACTTTGAACTTGAGCTCGTTCGACGCCAACAGCGATCTGGCAAAATACGACGGGCCATCTTTGGAGTTCGAGCAGTTGAAGAATGAAAAGAACGAGTACGCGGGTGTTAAAATCACTAACATGTCGCAGGACTTCATCACAAAGTTGGTCAACGACGTCTTCTTGCAGGGCAAGAATATCCCAAAGAAGTACGCAGCAGCTATTATCTCACACGCCGACAGATTATTCAGAGACGAAGCTAACTTGCTTGAGCTGTCAAACAAAGAGAGCCCAGACCATAAGATATCTGTATGTGGTGATACCCATGGTCAATTTTATGATGTGCTAAATATCTTCAAGAAGTATGGCAAAGTCAGCGAGAACCACACATATCTATTCAACGGTGATTTTGTTGATCGTGGCTCTTGGTCCTGTGAAGTGGCTTTGTTGTTTTACTCCTTGAAGATTCTTTTCCCAaagaacttcttcttgaataGAGGTAATCACGAGACCGACAACATGAACAAAATTTACGGGTTCGAGGATGAATGTAAATACAAGTACTCCCAAAGGATTTTTGATATGTTCTCACAAAGTTTCGAGAGTCTGCCTTTGGCTACGCTGATTAACAAGGACTATTTGGTTATGCATGGTGGTTTACCAAGTGATAAGACATCAACATTGGAAGATATCAACAAACTGGATAGATTCAGCCAGCCTCCAAGAGAAGGTCTGTACATGGAATTACTATGGTCTGATCCACAGCAAGCTGATGGTCTGGGACCTTCTCAAAGAGGTCTGGGATTCGCATTCGGACCAGATATTACAGCCGATTACTTAAAGCGTaacaacttgaagaaggtaTTCAGATCACACGAAGTGCGTATGAAAGGTGTCCTTTTTGAACACAACAATAAGCTAGCTACTGTCTTTTCCGCACCAAACTATTGTGATTCTCAAGGAAATATGGGTGGTATTATTCATATTGTCCCTGGTAAAGGTAAACTAATACAAAACGGTAACGACGATGAAGACCTACTTGTAGAAACTTTCGAGGCTGTAAAGCACCCAGATATTAAGCCAATGGCATATTCTAATGGTGGGTTAGGCTTCTAG
- the KAR3 gene encoding Kar3p (CAGL0D04994g~Minus-end-directed microtubule motor) encodes MDEPATPAKQTGIGGAGQKRRYTTTPPREIRQYQSRSSFGVNSSGNVDGKSIRSRTHLTSFYKENVMELNELQDKLFQKKGVLDGLKDEYEDLKSRYTALDLKWEQKKEERKLKAQKLELKEKELKKIKDDFANKKTFLEESHKLKLEQLTANKNAELNKMNDEYRSKLEALKYEKIKKFENEKNELIEKIEEIRNKMITNDVALQQRMKDIEADHLEEKEKWLKDYQKEWREVTEKNQESIRKTKELKSEIETVLTPRIDTQNKRLEELKSEIKKLDDTLQNKNEQVGEIRKNIDLEREKKDKLLAEKEEILAYIEKSKKEVEEIKKILVKEESLRRALHNELQELRGNIRVYCRIRPPLPHEDDNIEHIKVQPFDDDNGDQGMTINRGNSQVIPFKFDKIFDQQETNDEIFKEVGQLIQSSLDGYNVCIFAYGQTGSGKTYTMLNPGDGIVPATINHIFSWIDKLAARGWSYKVSCEFIEIYNENIVDLLRSGAPSQENNDRNADSKHEIRHDQELKTTYITNITTCVLDSRDTVDKVLKRANKLRSTASTAANEHSSRSHSIFIIHLEGKNEGTGEKSQGILNLVDLAGSERLNSSMVVGERLRETQSINKSLSCLGDVIHALNSPDGQKRHIPFRNSKLTYLLQYSLIGSSKTLMFVNISPAALHLNETINSLRFASKVNNTKMITRN; translated from the coding sequence ATGGATGAGCCTGCTACACCGGCGAAGCAGACTGGTATTGGAGGTGCTGGGCAAAAGAGGCGGTATACTACGACACCACCGCGGGAAATACGGCAGTATCAAAGTAGGAGTTCGTTTGGGGTGAATAGTAGTGGCAATGTTGATGGTAAATCGATCAGATCTCGGACGCACTTGACGTCATTTTACAAGGAGAATGTTATGGAGCTTAATGAACTGCAGGATAAGCTATTTCAGAAGAAAGGCGTCCTGGATGGGTTGAAAGATGAATATGAGGACTTAAAATCGCGATACACTGCTCTTGACCTCAAATGGGAACAGAAAAAGGAGGAGAGGAAACTGAAGGCCCAGAAATTAGAGttaaaagagaaagaactTAAGAAGATCAAAGATGATTTTGCGAATAAGAAAACCTTCTTGGAAGAAAGTCATAAGCTCAAGCTTGAACAGTTGACGGCGAATAAAAATGCCgaattgaataaaatgaaCGATGAGTACAGATCGAAATTGGAAGCGCTAAAATAtgaaaagatcaaaaagTTCGAGAATGAGAAAAATGAGCTGATTGAAAAGATAGAAGAAATAAGGAATAAAATGATAACGAATGACGTAGCTTTGCAGCAAAGAATGAAAGATATTGAAGCAGATCAtttagaagagaaagagaaatgGTTAAAAGACTATCAAAAGGAATGGAGAGAAGttactgaaaaaaatcaagaGAGCATAAGGAAGACCAAGGAATTGAAATCCGAAATTGAAACCGTACTTACTCCACGGATAGATACACAGAACAAAAGACTGGAAGAGTTAAAAAGTGAAATTAAGAAACTGGATGATACTTTACAGAACAAGAATGAACAGGTAGGtgaaattagaaaaaatattgatctagaaagagaaaagaaggaCAAGCTACTAGctgaaaaagaagaaatactaGCCTATATTGAAAAATCGAAAAAGGAGGTAGAAGAAATTAAGAAAATTCTAGTGAAAGAAGAATCGCTAAGAAGAGCTTTACATAATGAGTTGCAAGAACTGAGAGGTAATATACGTGTATACTGTAGAATTCGACCCCCTCTACCTCatgaagatgataatattgaaCATATTAAAGTACAACcttttgatgatgataacgGAGATCAGGGAATGACTATAAATAGAGGAAACAGTCAGGTAATTCCATTTAAGTTTGATAAGATATTTGACCAGCAGGAAAcaaatgatgaaatatTCAAAGAGGTTGGACAGCTTATTCAGAGTTCATTGGATGGCTATAATGTCTGCATTTTTGCTTATGGTCAAACGGGCTCTGGTAAAACATATACAATGTTAAATCCAGGTGATGGTATTGTGCCGGCCACAATTAACCATATATTTTCCTGGATTGACAAGTTGGCTGCAAGAGGTTGGAGTTATAAAGTTAGCTGTGAGTTCATTGAGATTTATAATGAGAACATTGTCGACCTGCTAAGAAGTGGCGCACCTTCTCAGGAAAATAATGATAGGAATGCAGATAGCAAACATGAAATTAGGCATGACCAAGAATTAAAAACCACATATATTACCAACATAACCACATGTGTCTTAGACTCACGGGATACAGTAGATAAGGTACTGAAGAGGGCAAACAAACTAAGATCCACCGCAAGTACTGCAGCAAACGAGCATTCTTCTCGTTCTCATAGTATCTTTATAATTCATTTGGAGGGTAAGAATGAAGGCACAGGAGAAAAATCACAGGGTATCTTAAATTTGGTTGATCTAGCAGGTTCAGAGAGACTAAATAGTTCTATGGTAGTTGGTGAGAGACTAAGAGAAACGCAGAGTATAAATAAGTCATTAAGCTGTCTAGGTGATGTCATACATGCATTGAATAGCCCAGATGGACAGAAGAGGCATATTCCGTTTAGAAATTCCAAGCTGACATACCTCTTACAATATTCCTTGATAGGCTCTTCCAAGACTTTAATGTTTGTTAACATCTCACCAGCAGCATTACATCTTAACGAAACTATAAACTCGTTGCGTTTTGCATCAAAAGTCAATAATACCAAGATGATAACTAGGAATTAG
- the TAZ1 gene encoding lysophosphatidylcholine acyltransferase (CAGL0D04972g~Ortholog(s) have 1-acylglycerophosphocholine O-acyltransferase activity) codes for MSFYNVLKNGDDMLREYPRRSIIWRILSYGTCLFTYGVSRMILSTLYNFKVFNFERLENAMKRSKAENRGVLTIMNHMSMVDDPFVWATFPIRFYSSVDRFRWCLGAENICFQNAALSYFFSLGKTLSTRRFGAGPFQDSIDATVRLFSTDETLLKDKDPNYKPPVRQKSPPWVHIYPEGFVLQLQPPHSNSMRYFRWGVARTILESTVPPIIVPIFSTGFEKIASEEAKGMMRQLMPRNYGSKIKVTIGEEISDEIIFRYRKEWQVLVEKYKDCNNPDEMPDELKYGEEAEDLRSRLAAELREHVAKIRHDECHFPEEDPRFKSVSWWKKFNCSEGESDPDVKIIGKNWAIKRLQTHLKNNENTKDH; via the coding sequence ATGTCCTTTTATAATGTGCTGAAGAATGGGGATGACATGCTTCGGGAGTACCCTCGACGGAGCATTATATGGAGAATACTCTCCTATGGTACCTGTCTGTTCACATACGGGGTCTCTCGGATGATTCTATCCACATTGTACAACTTCAAAGTGTTCAATTTTGAGCGGTTAGAGAATGCCATGAAGCGGTCAAAGGCCGAGAATAGGGGTGTTCTTACGATTATGAACCACATGTCGATGGTTGACGATCCTTTCGTCTGGGCAACTTTCCCTATAAGGTTTTACTCCAGTGTCGATAGGTTTAGATGGTGTTTAGGTGCGGAGAATATCTGCTTTCAGAATGCTGCACTTTCGTATTTCTTTTCGCTTGGTAAGACATTATCTACTAGGAGGTTTGGAGCCGGTCCGTTCCAGGACTCGATAGACGCTACGGTGAGGCTCTTTAGCACTGATGAGACCCTATTAAAGGACAAAGATCCAAACTATAAACCTCCTGTTCGCCAAAAGAGTCCTCCTTGGGTTCACATTTATCCTGAAGGTTTTGTCCTGCAGTTACAACCTCCTCATTCCAACTCTATGAGGTACTTCAGATGGGGTGTAGCACGGACTATTCTCGAATCAACTGTTCCACCTATTATTGTTCCAATTTTCTCTACAGGGTTTGAAAAGATTGCTTCAGAAGAGGCCAAAGGAATGATGAGACAGCTCATGCCGAGAAACTATGGTAGTAAGATTAAAGTCACTATTGGTGAAGAGATCAGTGATGAGATAATCTTTAGATACAGGAAGGAATGGCAAGTATTGGTGGAAAAATACAAAGACTGTAATAACCCTGATGAAATGCCAGATGAATTGAAATATGGTGAAGAGGCTGAGGATCTGAGAAGTAGATTGGCTGCTGAATTAAGGGAACACGTAGCAAAGATTAGACACGATGAGTGCCACTTTCCAGAAGAAGACCCAAGATTTAAGTCAGTTTCCTGGTGGAAAAAGTTTAATTGCTCAGAGGGGGAGTCTGATCCTGACGTTAAAATAATAGGTAAAAATTGGGCAATCAAAAGGCTGCAAACACATTTGAAGAACAATGAAAATACAAAAGATCATTAA